The Ananas comosus cultivar F153 linkage group 2, ASM154086v1, whole genome shotgun sequence genome contains a region encoding:
- the LOC109706533 gene encoding 60S ribosomal protein L39 yields MPSHKTFKIKKKLAKKMRQNRPIPHWIRMRTDNTIRYNAKRRHWRRTKLGF; encoded by the exons ATG CCGTCCCACAAGACCTTCAAGATCAAGAAGAAGCTGGCGAAGAAGATGCGTCAAAATCGCCCTATCCCTCACTGGATCCGCATGCGCACCGATAACACCATCAG GTATAATGCGAAGCGGAGGCACTGGCGACGCACgaagttagggttttga